Proteins from a single region of Choloepus didactylus isolate mChoDid1 chromosome 10, mChoDid1.pri, whole genome shotgun sequence:
- the LOC119505030 gene encoding nuclear pore complex protein Nup153-like — MASGSPRIGGSGKIRTRCCHPGPVKPYSQGRRRQLGILSRVTECLQNNVPSWLQRYFNKNEDVCSRTADPKETPCSQEIREDDHIVCAGEESSNINDGRITSESAVSNTEDASTTSPASNYAGELNRPSLRRSHSNFSMLESPALNCRLSTSSAFLIGSRGFSLVKEIVDSTSQHGDDNTSTSHRDFSARGSDKAMAASKKPSVPPLWSPEAEQSHSLSQHTATGPKKPAFSLSAFGTLSPSFEKSLIFQTSQHGDPPCYPRKTTFGGAAAAVRHSKLARTPYQAPVRRQMKAKQLNAQSYGVTSSAARRILQSLEKLSGPLTGVLSFPVYSPLDRSWIDNTDFGAKRDKVDSQYPVQKLMSPKLVSRATNQSVYFKPSLTPSHELRKANQRIVEKHSTHENSVTPGQNREQESGFPSENLHLPAPNGLSSGVGSRGGIIRWERTHFLASKPPVEEEMEAPVSSKISLPITNSSLPTFSFHCPLLTTFSPAPMSPSESVTDKVQMISPSSTGRPMFRFSSPIVKSTEAVVLPVSSTEFTFSMPIAKTELPDTSSTSEPMISTSAQAITAVNSTSCKRKLDEDDEGPPRPAKTRKGGRVLDVLKTPSFISPKVDAFAAQPTTTSPGVFTGPAVCRFSSSETGLGESLKARSSWRCGTCLLPNKVTDDKCIACQATKLPPRDTTEQTAIGTSRKSGKPTISASGTGFGDKLKPQVGTWECDTCLVQNKPEAIKCIACETIKLGIGVNRFLPLPVVSESDITMTASSSSCTVTTGTLGVGEEFKTPIGSWECPICSVSNNAEDNKCMSCMSKQTESSVPASSSSTVPVGLYSGNSLGLEKLKNPEGSWDCEVCLVLNRADSAKCAACKSNFAGPSTAQSLLFSQQNSTGTDVTPIVLGPGVMSHNTSTSGFSSRATTSSSSGGLYFVFGTGPSTPSAGPASGVNQTPMFGQSHDASQPYLTALFATGSQPAPPPTFGVASSGNQPAVFGQQPSQRALGSRTTPNSSQTDELCFLFQKFIF, encoded by the coding sequence ATGGCCTCCGGATCCCCACGCATAGGGGGCAGCGGAAAGATCCGGACGCGGTGTTGCCACCCCGGTCCCGTGAAGCCTTACTCGCAGGGGCGACGGCGCCAGCTGGGCATTCTTAGCAGGGTTACAGAATGTCTTCAGAATAACGTGCCATCATGGCTGCAGAGATATTTCAACAAGAATGAAGATGTATGCAGCCGCACAGCAGACCCAAAGGAGACTCCGTGTTCACAAGAAATTAGGGAAGATGACCACATAGTGTGTGCCGGTGAGGAGAGCTCTAATATTAATGATGGGAGGATCACTAGTGAGTCAGCAGTCAGTAATACAGAAGATGCCTCAACAACCAGCCCTGCTTCTAATTATGCAGGTGAATTAAACAGGCCCTCTCTTCGTCGGAGCCACTCAAATTTCTCCATGTTGGAATCCCCTGCATTGAATTGTCGTCTGTCCACATCATCAGCATTCCTAATTGGCAGTCGTGGATTTTCCCTTGTGAAGGAAATTGTAGACTCTACCTCTCAGCATGGTGATGATAACACGTCAACTAGCCATCGTGATTTTTCAGCGAGAGGTTCCGATAAAGCTATGGCTGCTTCAAAGAAGCCTTCAGTGCCACCTCTGTGGTCCCCAGAGGCTGAGCAGTCTCATTCACTCTCACAGCACACTGCCACCGGGCCAAAAAAACCAGCGTTCAGCTTGTCTGCATTTGGGACACTTTCCCCTTCATTTGAGAAATCTTTGATCTTTCAAACAAGTCAGCATGGAGATCCTCCTTGTTATCCTAGAAAAACAACGTTTGGTGGGGCAGCAGCTGCTGTAAGACATTCTAAACTAGCAAGGACCCCTTATCAGGCACCAGTAAGAAGACAGATGAAAGCTAAGCAACTCAATGCACAGTCCTATGGTGTGACTAGTTCAGCAGCTCGGCGAATATTACAATCTTTAGAGAAGCTATCAGGACCGCTAACAggtgttctttcttttcctgtgtaTTCTCCTCTTGATAGGAGTTGGATAGATAACACAGATTTTGGGGCCAAAAGAGATAAGGTGGATTCTCAATATCCTGTTCAAAAACTCATGTCCCCAAAGCTAGTTTCCAGAGCAACAAATCAAAGTGTTTATTTTAAACCGTCTCTGACCCCATCTCATGAATTGAGGAAGGCTAATCAAAGAATAGTTGAAAAGCACAGTACTCATGAAAACAGTGTGACACCAGGACAAAATAGAGAACAAGAAAGTGGCTTTCCATCTGAGAATTTGCATCTCCCTGCACCCAATGGATTGTCTTCTGGAGTAGGTAGTAGAGGTGGCATAATTAGATGGGAGAGAACACACTTCCTGGCATCTAAACCACCAGTGGAGGAGGAAATGGAAGCACCAGTATCATCAAAAATCTCTCTACCAATCACCAATTCTTCACTGCCTACATTTAGTTTTCATTGTCCTTTGCTGACAACTTTCTCTCCAGCTCCCATGAGTCCTTCAGAATCAGTAACAGATAAGGTACAGATGATTTCTCCGAGCAGCACTGGCAGACCCATGTTTAGATTTTCTTCTCCCATTGTAAAATCTACTGAGGCAGTTGTACTACCCGTATCATCTACTGAATTTACATTTAGTATGCCTATTGCAAAAACAGAACTTCCAGACACCAGTAGTACTTCAGAACCTATGATAAGTACTTCAGCTCAAGCTATCACTGCAGTGAATAGTACAAGCTGTAAGAGGAAGCTAGATGAAGATGATGAGGGCCCTCCTAGACCTGCAAAAACCCggaaaggaggaagagtcctTGATGTTCTGAAAACCCCTAGTTTCATATCACCAAAGGTAGATGCTTTTGCTGCTCAGCCTACCACAACAAGCCCGGGAGTTTTTACAGGACCAGCCGTATGTAGGTTTTCCTCTAGTGAAACTGGACTTGGGGAAAGTTTAAAAGCTAGATCATCGTGGCGCTGTGGTACATGTCTACTCCCAAACAAAGTCACCGATGATAAGTGCATAGCCTGTCAAGCCACCAAGTTGCCACCAAGAGATACCACTGAGCAAACAGCAATTGGAACATCAAGAAAAAGTGGCAAACCAACCATTTCTGCATCAGGGACAGGCTTTGGGGACAAACTTAAACCGCAGGTAGGAACTTGGGAGTGTGATACATGTTTAGTGCAAAATAAACCTGAAGCAATAAAATGTATAGCTTGTGAAACAATCAAACTTGGAATTGGTGTCAACCGGTTCCTTCCACTGCCAGTGGTTTCAGAAAGTGACATAACTATGACTGCTTCATCTTCTAGCTGCACTGTGACCACTGGTACCTTAGGAGTTGGAGAGGAGTTCAAAACACCAATAGGATCTTGGGAGTGTCCAATATGCAGTGTTTCTAATAATGCAGAAGACAATAAATGCATGTCCTGTATGTCCAAGCAAACAGAGAGCTCAGTCCCTGCTTCAAGTAGCAGCACTGTACCTGTTGGTCTTTATTCTGGAAACAGTCTAGGATTGGAGAAGTTGAAGAATCCTGAGGGAAGCTGGGACTGTGAAGTATGCCTAGTCCTGAATAGAGCAGATTCTGCCAAATGTGCAGCATGCAAAAGTAACTTTGCTGGACCCAGCACAGCTCAGTCTTTGCTATTTTCTCAGCAAAATAGCACTGGTACAGATGTCACCCCAATTGTCTTAGGTCCAGGAGTCATGAGTCATAATACTTCAACCTCTGGTTTCAGTTCTCGAGCTACAACCTCATCTAGCTCTGGAGGACTGTACTTTGTATTTGGCACTGGACCTTCAACACCATCTGCCGGTCCAGCATCTGGTGTTAACCAGACCCCAATGTTTGGACAAAGCCATGATGCCAGCCAGCCTTATCTCACGGCATTATTCGCAACTGGTTCCCAGCCTGCACCACCACCTACTTTTGGTGTGGCGTCAAGTGGTAACCAGCCTGCTGTGTTTGGACAGCAGCCTAGTCAGAGGGCATTGGGCTCTAGAACAACTCCTAATTCCAGTCAAACGGATgaactatgttttctttttcaaaaattcattttctga